The Dreissena polymorpha isolate Duluth1 chromosome 10, UMN_Dpol_1.0, whole genome shotgun sequence genome includes a region encoding these proteins:
- the LOC127849281 gene encoding ficolin-2-like, with protein sequence MNVYCVVDSKNKRWMVIQRRKDGSVDFNRTWANYKAGFGDLSGEFWLGNEHIYQLTKDKPRQLRIDMEMFNGTKRYALYSEFKISSESEKYKLHLAGYTGDAGDCLLTACYGYGHVHSGQSFSTFDRDNDRDSNCCACVFVGGWWFNDCFNAYLNGKYFKEKDSMPYGKGINWFKINEWSTSLKFVQMSMR encoded by the coding sequence ATGAACGTTTATTGTGTTGTGGACTCCAAGAACAAGAGATGGATGGTTATACAGAGGAGGAAAGACGGGTCTGTAGATTTCAACCGCACTTGGGCAAATTACAAAGCTGGCTTCGGTGACTTGAGTGGCGAATTCTGGCTTGGCAATGAACATATCTACCAGCTGACTAAGGACAAACCGAGACAGCTGAGGATTGATATGGAGATGTTCAATGGAACAAAGCGATATGCGCTGTATTCTGAGTTCAAGATATCATCAGAGTCCGAGAAGTATAAGCTCCATCTTGCCGGATACACTGGGGACGCAGGAGACTGTTTATTAACGGCTTGTTATGGTTATGGTCATGTTCACAGCGGTCAGTCGTTTTCAACTTTCGATAGAGATAATGACCGAGACAGTAATTGTTGTGCATGCGTATTTGTGGGAGGTTGGTGGTTTAATGACTGTTTCAACGCATATCTAAACGGTAAATACTTTAAGGAAAAAGATTCCATGCCTTATGGGAAAGGAATTAACTGGTTCAAGATCAATGAATGGAGCACATCTTTAAAATTTGTGCAAATGAGCATGCGCTAA